The following coding sequences are from one Euwallacea similis isolate ESF13 chromosome 27, ESF131.1, whole genome shotgun sequence window:
- the LOC136417235 gene encoding ethanolaminephosphotransferase 1-like isoform X2: MHPFWNWVVQYCPKNIAPNLLTFTGFLCTIGMYLMLMVMDYNFTASDPDHLEVAPLPHWAWFMAGLLLFVGYTLDGIDGKQARRTGTSSPLGELFDHGLDSYTAGLIPATMYSIFGRGLRYSVPPFRMFFTMCNVLVNFYLSHFEKYNTGVMFLPWGYDFTMCGMIITFLITALFGSDLWQYSIFGITNGMFVEGTLYFFSAVTNWPIVLHNIYKSYKDGTGHMRSFPEAIRPLIPLILCYYITYLWMAWSPSNIIERDPRALFFLMGTIFSNISCRLIVAQMSSTRCDWFSPMFLPMLLAIALSVVTKWAWLELFLLYALCFGTSLAHIHYGTCLVRQMCRHFKINCFTIGKRLD; the protein is encoded by the exons ATGCACCCCTTTTGGAACTGGGTGGTGCAG TACTGTCCAAAAAACATTGCTCCAAACCTGCTGACCTTCACAGGCTTCCTATGCACAATTGGCATGTACCTCATGCTGATGGTGATGGACTATAACTTTACAGCTTCAGATCCAGACCATCTCGAAGTGGCCCCCTTGCCCCATTGGGCCTGGTTCATGGCAGGTTTGCTGCTATTTGTGGGCTACACATTGG ATGGCATTGATGGTAAGCAGGCCCGCCGCACAGGCACCAGCAGCCCATTGGGCGAACTCTTTGACCATGGTCTTGACTCCTATACAGCGGGGCTCATTCCTGCCACCATGTACTCAATATTTGGTCGAGGATTGCGTTATAGTGTACCCCCTTTCCGTATGTTTTTCACCATGTGCAACGTTTTGGTCAACTTTTATTTgtcacattttgaaaaatacaacACTGGGGTGATGTTCCTGCCCTGGGGTTATGATTTCACCATGTGCGGCATGATAATCACCTTCTTAATCACTGCG TTGTTTGGCTCAGACTTGTGGCAATACAGCATATTCGGAATCACCAATGGAATGTTTGTTGAGGGCACCTTATACTTCTTCTCGGCAGTCACCAACTGGCCTATAGTGCTTCACAACATTTATAAATCGTACAAAGATGGAACTGGGCATATGCGGTCTTTCCCTGAGGCGATTAGGCCGCTCATTCCTTTAATACTATGCTACTACATCACCTATTTGTGGATGGCATGGAGCCCCTCGAATATAATAGAAAGGGATCCCCGAGcattattctttttaatggGAACCATCTTCTCCAATATATCG TGTCGGCTAATTGTGGCCCAAATGAGCAGCACGCGCTGCGATTGGTTCAGTCCCATGTTCCTACCCATGCTGCTGGCTATTGCCTTGTCTGTGGTCACTAAGTGGGCGTGGCTCGAATTATTCTTGCTCTACGCTCTATGTTTTGGCACCTCATTGGCCCACATACACTATGGAACATGCCTg GTGCGTCAGATGTGTCGACACTTCAAAATCAACTGTTTTACTATAGGAAAGCGCTTGGATTGA
- the LOC136417235 gene encoding ethanolaminephosphotransferase 1-like isoform X3 — translation MYLMLMVMDYNFTASDPDHLEVAPLPHWAWFMAGLLLFVGYTLDGIDGKQARRTGTSSPLGELFDHGLDSYTAGLIPATMYSIFGRGLRYSVPPFRMFFTMCNVLVNFYLSHFEKYNTGVMFLPWGYDFTMCGMIITFLITALFGSDLWQYSIFGITNGMFVEGTLYFFSAVTNWPIVLHNIYKSYKDGTGHMRSFPEAIRPLIPLILCYYITYLWMAWSPSNIIERDPRALFFLMGTIFSNISCRLIVAQMSSTRCDWFSPMFLPMLLAIALSVVTKWAWLELFLLYALCFGTSLAHIHYGTCLVRQMCRHFKINCFTIGKRLD, via the exons ATGTACCTCATGCTGATGGTGATGGACTATAACTTTACAGCTTCAGATCCAGACCATCTCGAAGTGGCCCCCTTGCCCCATTGGGCCTGGTTCATGGCAGGTTTGCTGCTATTTGTGGGCTACACATTGG ATGGCATTGATGGTAAGCAGGCCCGCCGCACAGGCACCAGCAGCCCATTGGGCGAACTCTTTGACCATGGTCTTGACTCCTATACAGCGGGGCTCATTCCTGCCACCATGTACTCAATATTTGGTCGAGGATTGCGTTATAGTGTACCCCCTTTCCGTATGTTTTTCACCATGTGCAACGTTTTGGTCAACTTTTATTTgtcacattttgaaaaatacaacACTGGGGTGATGTTCCTGCCCTGGGGTTATGATTTCACCATGTGCGGCATGATAATCACCTTCTTAATCACTGCG TTGTTTGGCTCAGACTTGTGGCAATACAGCATATTCGGAATCACCAATGGAATGTTTGTTGAGGGCACCTTATACTTCTTCTCGGCAGTCACCAACTGGCCTATAGTGCTTCACAACATTTATAAATCGTACAAAGATGGAACTGGGCATATGCGGTCTTTCCCTGAGGCGATTAGGCCGCTCATTCCTTTAATACTATGCTACTACATCACCTATTTGTGGATGGCATGGAGCCCCTCGAATATAATAGAAAGGGATCCCCGAGcattattctttttaatggGAACCATCTTCTCCAATATATCG TGTCGGCTAATTGTGGCCCAAATGAGCAGCACGCGCTGCGATTGGTTCAGTCCCATGTTCCTACCCATGCTGCTGGCTATTGCCTTGTCTGTGGTCACTAAGTGGGCGTGGCTCGAATTATTCTTGCTCTACGCTCTATGTTTTGGCACCTCATTGGCCCACATACACTATGGAACATGCCTg GTGCGTCAGATGTGTCGACACTTCAAAATCAACTGTTTTACTATAGGAAAGCGCTTGGATTGA
- the Galphas gene encoding guanine nucleotide-binding protein G(s) subunit alpha, which translates to MGCFGDRDAGHANEDMRSQKRISDQINRQLAKEKQVYRATHRLLLLGAGESGKSTIVKQMRILHVDGFSEREKKQKIEDIKKNIRDAIITITGAMSTLSPPVQLEKPDNQIRVDWIQDVATGPDFDYPPEFYEHTEALWKDRGVQTTYERSNEYQLIDCAKYFLDQVDVIKRPDYTPTEQDILRCRVLTSGIFETQFQVDKVNFHMFDVGGQRDERRKWIQCFNDVTAIIFVTACSSYNMVLREDPTQNRLRESLDLFKSIWNNRWLRTISVILFLNKQDLLAEKILAGKSKLEDYFQEFARYQPPPEVPNENNEHPEVFRAKYFIRDEFLRISTASGEGKHYCYPHFTCAVDTENIKRVFNDCRDIIQRMHLRQYELL; encoded by the exons ATGGGCTGTTTCGGTGACCGGGACGCGGGCCATGCCAACGAAGACATGCGCTCTCAGAAGCGTATCAGCGACCAGATCAACCGACAGTTGGCCAAGGAGAAACAG GTGTACCGGGCGACGCACCGGTTGTTGCTGCTCGGTGCAGGTGAATCTGGCAAATCCACCATTGTCAAGCAGATGCGCATCTTGCATGTGGACGGTTTCAGCGAGCGCGAAAAAAAACAGAAGATTGAAGATATCAAGAAGAATATCCGAGACGCCATCATT ACGATAACCGGAGCGATGTCAACGCTGAGTCCCCCAGTACAATTGGAAAAGCCTGACAACCAGATCCGCGTGGACTGGATCCAGGATGTAGCAACAGGGCCGGACTTCGATTATCCGCCCGAGTTCTACGAACACACCGAAGCTCTCTGGAAAGACAGGGGAGTGCAG ACGACGTACGAGCGGAGCAACGAATACCAACTAATCGACTGCGCAAAGTACTTTCTGGACCAGGTGGACGTGATCAAACGGCCCGATTACACGCCTACCGAGCAGGACATCCTGCGTTGCCGTGTCCTCACTTCGGGCATCTTCGAGACGCAATTTCAAGTGGACAAGGTCAACTTTCA CATGTTTGACGTGGGTGGTCAGCGGGATGAGCGGCGCAAATGGATCCAGTGTTTTAATGATGTGACCGCCATCATCTTCGTGACGGCGTGCAGTTCATACAACATGGTGCTGCGCGAAGACCCGACGCAGAACCGACTGCGCGAGTCACTCGACCTTTTCAAGTCGATCTGGAACAATCGCTGGCTACGGACAATCTCCGTGATTCTGTTTTTGAATAAGCAGGATTTGCTGGCAGAGAAGATCCTCGCTGGCAAGAGCAAACTAGAAGACTATTTCCAGGAGTTCGCACGATACCAGCCGCCGCCCGAGGTGCCGAACGAAAATAACGAGCATCCAGAGGTGTTCAGAGCCAAGTACTTCATCCGCGACGAGTTCCTC CGCATCAGTACGGCCTCCGGCGAGGGCAAGCACTACTGCTACCCTCACTTCACCTGCGCCGTCGACACGGAAAACATCAAGCGGGTGTTCAACGACTGCCGCGACATCATACAGCGCATGCACCTGCGCCAATACGAActcttataa
- the LOC136417236 gene encoding ADP-ribosylation factor-like protein 16: MVLCIGPESSGKSLLLKKIQNPDYVDNTTTSVPTVGTDIQNLRIGEKLYTIREVGGTLAPLWPKYFVDVGKVMYVVDVSNLCQISAAGVLLYTVLVHPLLQKARFLLVLTKMDCSYRQMRNEALLMLQMKRLQSEIRQKISIVEASAINGLGRDDIIKWITC, translated from the coding sequence ATGGTGCTCTGCATTGGCCCCGAGTCCTCCGGCAAATCCCttctattaaagaaaatccaGAATCCTGATTACGTTGACAATACCACCACCTCGGTACCTACTGTGGGCACCGATATCCAGAATTTGCGTATTGGTGAGAAGCTCTACACCATCCGCGAAGTTGGAGGTACTTTGGCTCCTCTGTGGCCCAAATACTTTGTCGATGTGGGTAAGGTAATGTACGTGGTAGACGTTTCGAATTTATGCCAGATTTCTGCCGCCGGGGTTCTGCTGTACACGGTTTTGGTGCATCCTCTGCTTCAGAAAGCCCGCTTTTTGCTGGTGCTGACTAAAATGGACTGCAGCTACAGGCAGATGCGCAACGAGGCTCTGCTCATGTTACAGATGAAGCGGCTGCAAAGCGAGATCAGGCAGAAAATTAGCATTGTAGAGGCTAGTGCTATTAACGGACTCGGCAGGGATGATATTATCAAATGGAttacttgttaa
- the par-6 gene encoding partitioning defective 6 homolog beta: protein MSRNKIATRTIVDNKIEVKSKFEAEFRRFSLERNALAKFEEFSALLEKLHKMKDIAFLISYIDPSDQDLLPINNDDNLRRALVNAKPLLRVIIQRKGDSLEELNGYGTMKPRTLISTILGGTPARGKALPISNPHDFRQVSAIIDVDIVPETCRRVRLLKHGSDKPLGFYIRDGSSVKVTQNGLEKIPGVFISRLVPGGLAESTGLLAVNDEVLEVNGIEVAGKTLDQVTDMMIANSSNLIITVKPANQRTVGPVRRGSFSRNSHMSSGSQQSHTTGGSDPEDKFDQDEIVDLTANINLEEASGSSAKDDGILHL, encoded by the exons ATGTCCAGGAACAAGATCGCAACCCGTACCATCGTCgacaataaaattgaagtcAAAAGCAAG TTTGAAGCAGAGTTCCGCAGGTTCTCACTTGAACGTAATGCCTTAGCCAAATTTGAGGAATTCAGTGCCTTACTAGAGAAACTACACAAAATGAAAGATATAGCCTTTCTAATTTCTTACATCGACCCAAGTGACCAAGATTTGTTGCCTATCAACAATGATGACAACTTACGTAGGGCTTTGGTCAATGCCAAGCCATTACTGAGGGTCATTATCCAGAGAAAAG GGGACAGCCTCGAGGAGCTGAACGGTTATGGCACCATGAAGCCTCGTACCCTCATCTCCACCATCCTGGGGGGCACTCCTGCTCGTGGCAAAGCCCTACCCATCTCGAATCCACACGATTTTCGACAAGTTTCTGCCATCATCGACGTAGATATAGTGCCAGAAACTTGTCGGAGGGTGCGCCTGCTAAAACACGGCTCAGACAAGCCGTTGGGGTTTTACATAAGAGATGGCAGCAGTGTAAAAGTTACACAGAACG GCTTAGAAAAAATACCCGGAGTCTTTATCTCTCGACTCGTTCCGGGGGGTCTAGCGGAGTCCACTGGTCTGCTAGCTGTAAACGATGAGGTGCTGGAGGTCAATGGAATTGAAGTAGCTGGAAAAACCTTAGATCAA GTGACTGATATGATGATCGCCAACAGTTCGAACTTGATCATAACAGTGAAGCCTGCAAATCAACGGACAGTCGGGCCAGTGCGCAGAGGCAGCTTTAGCAGGAATTCGCACATGTCGAGTGGGTCGCAGCAATCGCACACGACCGGCGGTAGTGATCCCGAAGACAAATTCGATCAGGACGAAATCGTCGATTTGACAGCGAACATCAACTTGGAGGAAGCAAGCGGCAGTAGCGCCAAAGACGACGGCATTTTGCATTTGTAA
- the LOC136417235 gene encoding ethanolaminephosphotransferase 1-like isoform X1, protein MFLEREYLTREQLNGFDNYKYNCKDTGLLSIYVMHPFWNWVVQYCPKNIAPNLLTFTGFLCTIGMYLMLMVMDYNFTASDPDHLEVAPLPHWAWFMAGLLLFVGYTLDGIDGKQARRTGTSSPLGELFDHGLDSYTAGLIPATMYSIFGRGLRYSVPPFRMFFTMCNVLVNFYLSHFEKYNTGVMFLPWGYDFTMCGMIITFLITALFGSDLWQYSIFGITNGMFVEGTLYFFSAVTNWPIVLHNIYKSYKDGTGHMRSFPEAIRPLIPLILCYYITYLWMAWSPSNIIERDPRALFFLMGTIFSNISCRLIVAQMSSTRCDWFSPMFLPMLLAIALSVVTKWAWLELFLLYALCFGTSLAHIHYGTCLVRQMCRHFKINCFTIGKRLD, encoded by the exons ATGTTCCTTGAACGGGAATATTTAACTCGAGAACAGTTAAATGGCTTTGATAATTATAAG TATAACTGCAAAGACACAGGGCTGCTCAGCATCTACGTCATGCACCCCTTTTGGAACTGGGTGGTGCAG TACTGTCCAAAAAACATTGCTCCAAACCTGCTGACCTTCACAGGCTTCCTATGCACAATTGGCATGTACCTCATGCTGATGGTGATGGACTATAACTTTACAGCTTCAGATCCAGACCATCTCGAAGTGGCCCCCTTGCCCCATTGGGCCTGGTTCATGGCAGGTTTGCTGCTATTTGTGGGCTACACATTGG ATGGCATTGATGGTAAGCAGGCCCGCCGCACAGGCACCAGCAGCCCATTGGGCGAACTCTTTGACCATGGTCTTGACTCCTATACAGCGGGGCTCATTCCTGCCACCATGTACTCAATATTTGGTCGAGGATTGCGTTATAGTGTACCCCCTTTCCGTATGTTTTTCACCATGTGCAACGTTTTGGTCAACTTTTATTTgtcacattttgaaaaatacaacACTGGGGTGATGTTCCTGCCCTGGGGTTATGATTTCACCATGTGCGGCATGATAATCACCTTCTTAATCACTGCG TTGTTTGGCTCAGACTTGTGGCAATACAGCATATTCGGAATCACCAATGGAATGTTTGTTGAGGGCACCTTATACTTCTTCTCGGCAGTCACCAACTGGCCTATAGTGCTTCACAACATTTATAAATCGTACAAAGATGGAACTGGGCATATGCGGTCTTTCCCTGAGGCGATTAGGCCGCTCATTCCTTTAATACTATGCTACTACATCACCTATTTGTGGATGGCATGGAGCCCCTCGAATATAATAGAAAGGGATCCCCGAGcattattctttttaatggGAACCATCTTCTCCAATATATCG TGTCGGCTAATTGTGGCCCAAATGAGCAGCACGCGCTGCGATTGGTTCAGTCCCATGTTCCTACCCATGCTGCTGGCTATTGCCTTGTCTGTGGTCACTAAGTGGGCGTGGCTCGAATTATTCTTGCTCTACGCTCTATGTTTTGGCACCTCATTGGCCCACATACACTATGGAACATGCCTg GTGCGTCAGATGTGTCGACACTTCAAAATCAACTGTTTTACTATAGGAAAGCGCTTGGATTGA